In Niallia sp. FSL W8-0635, one genomic interval encodes:
- a CDS encoding pyridoxamine 5'-phosphate oxidase family protein: MQEELETLRDLIKDVDTAMLTTISEEGLVSRPMKTQEVEFDGDLWFLTKKDTEKYEEILHENEVNVAYAGKSYVSIRGRAELVDDLAKKKELWSKAYEKIMQTSYDDPNIVLIKVKAESAEYWDTGSFTKNMVFFYKRITGQQAEDTNINETLEL; this comes from the coding sequence ATGCAAGAAGAACTTGAAACATTAAGAGACTTAATAAAAGATGTTGATACGGCGATGCTTACAACTATCTCCGAAGAAGGTCTTGTGTCCCGTCCAATGAAAACACAAGAAGTAGAATTTGATGGAGACTTATGGTTTCTGACAAAGAAGGATACAGAAAAGTACGAAGAGATTTTGCATGAAAATGAAGTCAATGTCGCCTATGCAGGAAAATCCTATGTTTCTATCAGAGGAAGAGCTGAACTCGTAGATGACCTTGCAAAGAAGAAAGAATTATGGAGTAAAGCCTATGAAAAAATAATGCAAACTTCATACGATGATCCTAATATTGTATTAATTAAAGTGAAAGCAGAATCAGCAGAATACTGGGATACAGGAAGCTTCACGAAGAATATGGTCTTCTTTTATAAAAGAATTACCGGTCAACAAGCAGAAGACACAAATATTAATGAAACATTGGAACTATAA
- a CDS encoding ABC transporter ATP-binding protein, translated as MVAVEMKDISKSYDKQKSVIDEISLSIEEGEFFVLVGPSGSGKSTLLRMIAGLEEISGGVLKMNNQIVNHLPPKDRNLSMVFQNYALYPHLTVEQNILFGLRAKKVDKKEQQKRLQETAKMMGLTELLKRKPRELSGGQRQRVALARSVVSEAPICLMDEPLSNLDAKLRAHMRIEIRRLQKKLGLTMIYVTHDQVEAMTMGDRIMVLNDGKIQQVGEPITLYNQPANLFVASFIGSPKINLSKAKLIDHKLVLENGLQIMMDKEDTLPLLSHPNLTMGIRAEHIFPGTAEQTSHTLEVINVEQLGNETLLTFEVGKELWTAKWLGQWRIQVGDRVPVQLSSKNICFFDSESGELIRPAVAIKEQEVVGL; from the coding sequence GTGGTAGCAGTAGAAATGAAGGACATTTCTAAATCATACGATAAGCAGAAATCGGTTATTGATGAGATTAGTCTTTCGATAGAAGAAGGGGAGTTTTTTGTTCTTGTTGGACCGTCAGGATCTGGAAAAAGTACATTATTGCGAATGATTGCGGGTCTTGAAGAAATTTCAGGCGGAGTATTGAAGATGAATAATCAAATAGTCAATCACTTGCCGCCAAAGGATCGTAATTTATCAATGGTCTTTCAAAATTATGCATTATATCCACACTTAACGGTGGAACAAAATATTCTTTTCGGCTTACGTGCCAAAAAAGTAGACAAGAAGGAGCAACAAAAAAGGTTGCAAGAAACAGCTAAAATGATGGGATTAACCGAATTATTAAAGCGAAAACCGAGAGAACTATCAGGCGGTCAAAGACAACGTGTAGCTTTAGCTCGGTCTGTTGTAAGTGAAGCTCCTATTTGCTTAATGGATGAGCCACTTTCTAATTTAGATGCAAAGCTCCGTGCTCATATGAGAATAGAAATTCGCCGCCTACAAAAAAAGCTTGGTTTAACGATGATTTATGTTACCCATGATCAAGTCGAGGCAATGACAATGGGAGATCGCATCATGGTATTGAATGATGGGAAAATCCAGCAAGTTGGCGAACCGATTACGTTATATAATCAGCCTGCTAATTTATTTGTTGCCTCCTTTATCGGCTCACCAAAAATTAATTTAAGTAAAGCGAAACTGATTGATCATAAATTGGTTCTTGAGAATGGTCTGCAAATTATGATGGACAAAGAGGATACGCTCCCTTTATTATCACATCCAAATCTTACGATGGGAATTAGAGCAGAGCATATTTTCCCAGGAACAGCAGAACAGACAAGCCATACATTAGAAGTAATTAATGTAGAACAGCTCGGTAATGAAACGTTATTAACCTTTGAAGTGGGAAAAGAGCTGTGGACAGCGAAATGGTTAGGACAATGGCGAATTCAAGTAGGAGATCGTGTACCTGTCCAATTGTCTTCCAAGAATATTTGTTTTTTTGATTCTGAATCAGGAGAATTAATTCGCCCAGCAGTTGCTATTAAAGAACAAGAGGTTGTTGGACTATGA
- a CDS encoding carbohydrate ABC transporter permease, translating to MSEIVYQQEAQHSVDFLKEKRKQRLQHLLKGMLFLLPSILLFSVFLFYPLGKTIYLSFFLTDNRGDPTVFVGLENYLEIFKSPIFLKSLKSTLLFALYTVPGTIIVSLFLAVLANEKLRGIGIFRTVFSSSMGISVAAASVFWMFLFHPTIGWLNRIVKAFGLDPIGWLTDPNWALLSVSVSTIWMNVGFTFLILLGGLQSIDSYLYESADIDGAGYFYKLRRITIPMLSPTLFFVLTVTLINAFQTFGQVDMLTRGGPQNETNLIVYSIYQEAFMNYQYGTASAQAIILFVIILVLTIIQFKLGERKVHYQ from the coding sequence ATGAGTGAAATCGTATATCAACAGGAAGCACAGCATTCTGTAGACTTTTTAAAAGAAAAAAGGAAGCAGCGGTTACAGCATTTGTTAAAAGGGATGCTATTTCTATTGCCTTCTATTCTATTATTTAGTGTCTTCTTATTTTACCCATTGGGAAAAACGATCTATTTGAGCTTTTTCTTAACAGATAATCGAGGAGACCCAACCGTGTTTGTAGGATTGGAAAACTATCTTGAAATCTTTAAATCACCAATCTTTTTGAAAAGTTTAAAATCAACCCTGTTATTTGCATTATACACAGTACCAGGAACTATTATCGTAAGCTTATTTTTAGCCGTGCTTGCGAATGAAAAGCTCCGTGGAATTGGTATTTTTCGGACAGTCTTTTCCTCTTCCATGGGAATTTCTGTTGCGGCGGCTTCCGTGTTTTGGATGTTCTTATTTCATCCTACTATAGGTTGGCTTAATCGTATTGTGAAAGCATTTGGTTTGGATCCGATTGGTTGGCTAACAGATCCTAATTGGGCCTTATTATCTGTCTCCGTTTCCACGATTTGGATGAATGTTGGATTTACCTTCTTGATTTTATTAGGAGGGCTTCAATCCATAGATTCCTATCTATATGAAAGTGCTGATATTGATGGTGCAGGATACTTTTATAAGCTAAGACGAATTACGATTCCGATGTTGTCGCCAACCTTATTTTTTGTGTTAACTGTAACATTGATTAATGCCTTTCAAACATTTGGCCAAGTCGATATGTTAACGAGAGGTGGACCGCAGAATGAGACAAATTTAATCGTTTATTCCATTTACCAGGAGGCGTTTATGAACTACCAATATGGTACGGCAAGCGCTCAAGCGATTATTCTTTTTGTGATTATTCTTGTTCTGACTATCATTCAATTTAAGCTTGGAGAAAGGAAGGTTCATTATCAGTGA
- a CDS encoding carbohydrate ABC transporter permease, with amino-acid sequence MTLPMHRKIIFYILLTIAALLIFSPAIIAFLMSFMSSQDIMTGKIIPTGLTLDNYLKVFDRFPLMQYLLNSFVVSIVIMVGQLILASLAAYAFVFLEFKGRDFIFFIFIATMMVPFEASIIPNFQTIRNLNWLDHYNGLTIPFFATAFGTFLLRQNFKQIPKELKEASEIAGIGDFKFYLTVVLPMAKTSLITLGVYGFVTSWNMYLWPLLATTNDSVRTVQIGLRQLQSQEQLNEWGVIMAGAIIVVLPTLILLFLGQKKLQKGLTEGALK; translated from the coding sequence GTGACATTGCCAATGCATAGAAAAATTATCTTTTATATTCTATTAACGATTGCAGCTCTACTTATTTTTTCTCCAGCCATTATTGCATTTCTGATGAGCTTTATGTCATCACAGGATATTATGACTGGAAAAATAATTCCGACAGGCTTAACATTAGACAACTATTTAAAAGTATTTGACCGCTTTCCATTAATGCAATATTTATTAAATAGTTTTGTCGTATCCATCGTCATTATGGTAGGGCAATTAATACTTGCTAGTTTAGCAGCTTATGCATTTGTATTTTTAGAATTTAAAGGAAGAGATTTTATTTTCTTTATCTTCATTGCAACCATGATGGTGCCATTTGAAGCGTCAATTATTCCGAACTTTCAAACGATAAGAAATCTTAATTGGCTTGATCATTATAATGGCTTAACAATTCCTTTTTTCGCAACCGCATTTGGGACCTTTCTCTTGCGTCAGAATTTCAAGCAAATCCCGAAAGAGTTAAAGGAAGCAAGTGAAATAGCAGGAATCGGAGACTTTAAATTTTATTTAACGGTAGTATTACCAATGGCTAAAACAAGCTTGATTACCCTTGGCGTATATGGATTCGTTACGTCATGGAATATGTACTTATGGCCATTACTTGCAACAACAAATGATAGTGTACGTACTGTACAAATAGGTCTAAGACAGCTGCAGTCACAGGAACAGTTAAATGAATGGGGCGTTATCATGGCAGGCGCAATTATCGTTGTTTTGCCAACGTTAATCCTATTATTTTTGGGGCAGAAAAAACTCCAGAAAGGTTTAACGGAAGGAGCTTTAAAATAA
- a CDS encoding ABC transporter substrate-binding protein, translated as MTKSKQLLSMFLLSLVLLIVGCSNNTESSTNSEEEKEGPTTVTFWHSMGGAAQEALNTIVDEYNSSQDQVKVNAEYQGTYDEALTKFHTVAGTESAPTMMQVFEIGTKSMINSGFVEPIQTLVDEDGYDMSGLEENITNYYKIDDTFYSMPFNSSTPVMYYNKDAFKDAGLDPEKAPATFEEVEEAGKAIAKANPEMKGFALQAYGWLYEQLLANQGALLMNNDNGRTETPTEIGFTEEQGKSVFNWVKKMIDDKTFANYGTNGDNMVAGFLAGDVAMFMQSSASARDVIDNAPFEVGVAFIPHPEAVERQGVVIGGASLWMMKDKSGEEKKAAWEFMKYLQTPEVQGKWHVGTGYFAINPDAYDQQVVKDAYEQMPQLKVTVEQLQSTKSSYATQGALMDMIPEGRRISETALETVYNGGDVDETYSTMVKQLNEAIEKANRARK; from the coding sequence ATGACTAAATCAAAGCAGTTGCTAAGTATGTTTTTACTTTCATTGGTTTTATTAATTGTGGGATGTAGCAATAATACAGAATCATCTACTAATAGCGAAGAAGAGAAGGAAGGTCCAACAACCGTTACCTTCTGGCATTCAATGGGAGGGGCAGCACAAGAAGCATTAAATACGATTGTGGATGAATACAATAGCTCTCAAGATCAGGTGAAAGTAAATGCAGAATATCAAGGTACATATGACGAAGCATTAACGAAATTTCATACAGTTGCAGGGACAGAAAGTGCTCCAACGATGATGCAGGTTTTTGAAATTGGTACAAAATCTATGATTAACAGCGGATTTGTCGAGCCGATTCAAACACTTGTTGATGAAGATGGCTATGATATGAGTGGCTTAGAAGAAAACATCACGAATTATTATAAAATTGACGACACATTTTATTCGATGCCATTTAACTCTTCTACACCAGTTATGTACTACAATAAGGATGCCTTTAAGGATGCTGGATTAGATCCAGAGAAAGCACCAGCAACATTTGAAGAAGTAGAAGAAGCAGGAAAGGCAATTGCAAAAGCAAATCCAGAAATGAAGGGATTTGCGCTCCAAGCATATGGTTGGTTATATGAACAATTATTAGCGAACCAAGGGGCTTTATTAATGAACAATGATAATGGCCGTACTGAAACACCAACAGAGATTGGCTTTACAGAGGAACAAGGGAAGTCTGTATTTAATTGGGTTAAAAAGATGATTGATGATAAGACATTCGCTAACTATGGTACAAATGGTGACAATATGGTCGCTGGTTTCCTTGCAGGAGATGTAGCAATGTTTATGCAATCTTCTGCTAGTGCGAGAGACGTAATTGATAATGCACCATTTGAAGTAGGTGTTGCATTTATTCCCCACCCAGAAGCAGTAGAAAGACAAGGGGTTGTTATTGGGGGAGCTAGCCTTTGGATGATGAAAGATAAGAGTGGTGAGGAGAAAAAGGCTGCTTGGGAATTTATGAAATACTTACAAACTCCAGAAGTGCAAGGGAAATGGCATGTTGGAACAGGGTATTTTGCGATAAATCCAGATGCTTATGATCAACAAGTTGTAAAAGATGCTTATGAACAGATGCCACAATTAAAAGTAACAGTTGAGCAGTTACAATCAACAAAGTCATCTTATGCTACTCAAGGAGCATTAATGGATATGATTCCAGAAGGTCGCCGTATTAGTGAAACGGCCCTTGAAACGGTTTATAACGGCGGGGATGTTGATGAAACATATAGCACGATGGTGAAACAGTTAAATGAAGCTATTGAAAAGGCGAATCGAGCAAGAAAATAA